The region GCGTCGATGTTCCAGATGCCGGCGAGCTCTTCGCGGTCGTGTGCCTTCTCGAATTTGCGGTAGCCCGGAAGGGCCGAGGTGAAGCTGCTCTCGCGGCTGCCCATGGCGTTGCATTGGCCGGTGATGGAGAAGGGTGCGGCTCCGGCGCGACCGATGTTGCCTGTGATGAGCGCGAGGTTGTTGATGGCGGTGACGGTGGCTGCGCCTTGCGTGGAGTGGTTGACGCCCATGGTCCAGCCGATGAAGGCGGCTTTTGCTTTGCCGTAGAGGTGAGCGGTGCTGAGGATGCTTTCTTCGCTGAGGCCGGTGACTTCGGCGACGTGTTGCGGCGTGAAGTCGGCGACGAAGGCGGTGAGTTCTTCGAAGCCTGTGGTGTGCTGGTCGATGTAGTCGCGGTTGATGAGGCCGTCGCGGATGAGAATGTGTGCGATGCCGTTGAGGAGAGCGATGTCGCCGCGTGGCTTGATGGGGAGATGAATGTCGGCCATCATGGCGGTTTTTGTGACGCGTGGGTCGACGACGATGACGGTGGAGTTGGCGTTGCGTTGGCGATTGCGTTCGAGGCGCTGGCAGAGGATGGGGTGGTTGTCGGCGATGTTGGCGCCGATGAGCAGGATGAGGTCGGCGGTCTCCATGTCGGCGTAGGAACCGGGTGGGCCGTCGCTGCCGAAGGTGAGCTTGTAACCGGAGACGGCGGAGGCCATGCAGAGTGTGGTGTTGCCATCGTAGTTGCGGCTGCCGAAGCCTAGCTGCACGAGCTTGCCGAGAGTGTAGAACTCTTCGGTGACGAGCTGGCCGGTGCTGATGACGCCGAGGGAGTCGTTGCCGTATTTCTGCTGGACGGCGGAGATCTTTTCGATCATGACGGTGAGAGCTTCTTCCCAGGAGACGGGAACGAGCTTGCCGTCTTTGCGCAGGAGCGGCTGTTTGGCGCGGCCGGGGGCGTCGAGGATGTGGTGCTCGCTAAGGCCCTTGGGGCAGAGCTTGCCGCAGTTGACGGGGTGATCGGGATTGCCGCGGACGGTGACGGCTTTATTGTCGCGAACACCGACGACGATGCCGCAGCCGACAGAGCAGTAGCCGCAGGTGGTTTTGATCCACTTGTCGGCGACGCGACTGGAGGAGATGTGGCCGACGCGTGGGTCGCGCTGGAAGGTGTACTTGGATTGGAGGGTGTCGATGCCGAGGGCTCGGCGGATTCGCTTCAACATTAGTGTGAGCCTCCGCGAGTGAAGGTGAGCGCCATGTTGAGCGGAACGACGGAGACGAAGAAGAGGTAGCGGGCGATGAGGACCGCGGCGAAGGTAGCGACGGTAGCGAAGACGAAGGCTCCGCAGAAGGAGAGAACGCTTGCGGCTGCGGCGAGAGCGAAGGTGACGATGACCGCAGAGCGAAAATTTTGCGTGCCGAGGAGTTCGGCGGTGGCTCGCTCCTCAAAGAGTCTGGAGCGGTTGAGGCGGATGAGGCGGATGGCGTGGTTGGTCATCCACGGAATCGCTGCGATAGCTGTGAGCCACGCGGGAAAGGTATTGATGGTTTGCAGGTGGAGTGGATGCAGTAGCGAAATGCGGTTGAGAGTTTTAATGATCCAGTTAAGTGTGACTGGAAGCGTTGTACCAATGAGCAGGCTGCTGAGGATAAAGTCGATGGGCGTATGAATCATGTTCCACGCGGGACGTGCGGGAACGAGATAGATGAAGGCACTGGCGATGGTGCCTGCGACGCCGAAGAGGACGGCTGTCCAGCCGATGGCTGTGAGTAATTGTGTGGCAAACAGGAACGTTTGTATGTGCTGCAACAATGAGCTGTGCAGGATCGCTGCGATGGATGGCGTGAACAGCCATGTGGTGAAGGTGAAGGTTGCAATCGCGCCGAAGAAGAGGCCGAAGAGGAGGACCTCGCGGCTGAGCCAGGAGCGGTGCCACATCTTTAGCGCTCGCCATGCGTAGGCGGGACGGCCGAGGTGGAAGACGGAGATGTTGAGCGCGATGCTGGTGATGGCGAGCAGGATGGTGAGCAGCATCGGTTGCGCTGCCCGGAAGAGCAGAGCAAAGATGAGCGAACCGGTGACGGACTGAATGAGCGTCGTCATAAAGACGAGCGAGAGATGAGCGTGTTCAGGCTGGATGCGGCCAATGTCGACGCGCTCGAGCTTTGCTGTGGTGTCAGGTGGGAGCGTGATGCGCGTGGTGGAGATGGTGTGTCCGGCAGCGGGCATGCCGGGAGATTCGGCGGCAGCATAATCGATGCGCCATGCTGTGGTGTCGACGATCTCGATCTCGATGGCGGCTTCGGGGCAGGAGTTGACGCAAGCTGGTTCGCGTCCGTCGGTGAGACGACCGTGGCACATGTCGCATTTGCCTACGACGCCACGCTCCGGATTGAACTGCGGCACGGAGTAAGGGCAGTTCCACACGCAGTATTGGCAGCCGATGCAGGCCGTCGCGGAGTGAAGGACGATGCCGGTGACGGGATCCTTCGTATAGGCCTCGACCGGGCAGCCTTTGATGCACTCGGCGTTGAGGCAGTGGTTGCAGCCCATCGAGAGATAGTGGCGATGCGTGTCGGGGTAGGTGCCGCCCTCGATCTCGCCGATGCGGCGCCAGCGAATGTCGGCGGGGTTGCCGTTCTGCTCGTTGCAGGCGATCTCGCAGGAGCGGCAGCCGATGCACTTGGTCATGTCGAAGTGGAAGCGGTATTGTTCTCCGGCTTCGAGCGCGCGTGTGGGGATGAGCGATGTGACAACGGTTGCCGAGGAAGCCGCTGGTATGGAGGGCTGGCCGAGGTCGGCGAAGGTCATGCGCACGATGGATTCGGCGGTGGCGGACTCTGCGAGTTCTTGTAGTGGTAGAGACACGGATGCCCTCCTTTCATAAGGTGGTGATGGGGCGATTGCTGCCGCGAACGTTTAGTAGACGTCGCGGTGGTAGCGGTGATCGTCTTTCAATGTCTGCACATATTCGGCTGCGGCCTCTGCGTCGAGGTTGCCCTGTTTGGCGACGATGCTGTGAAGTGTGGCATCGACGTCTTTGGCCATGCGGGCTGCGTCACCGCAGACGTAGATGCTGGCTCCATCCTGCAGCCATGACCAGAAGCGAGGAGCTTGCTCGAGCATCTTGTCCTGTACGTAGACCTTGTGGTCTTGGTCGCGGGAGAAGGCGAGATCGAGGTGAGTGAGGTGTTTGTCGCTGAGCATGGACTCAAGCTCATCGCGGTAGAGAAAGTCGGTAGCGGCGCTGCGCTCGCCGAAGAAGAGCCAGTTTTTTCCGGTGGCGGAGAGCGCGCGGCGCTGGTGCAGAAAAGCGCGGAACGGTGCGATTCCAGTGCCGGGGCCAATCATAATGATGGGCGCGTCGGACTGTTGAGGCAGGCGAAATTTTTTGTTTGGCTGTATGTAGATGGCGCGCCGTTCGCCTGTGTTGGTGCGGTCGGCGAGCAGGGTGGAGCAGACGCCGCCGCGCTCGCGATTGTGAGAGCGATAGCGAACGACGGCCACCGTGGTGTGGATTTCACCAGCATGCGCATAGGGACTCGACGAGATGGAGTAGAGGCGTGGCGCGAGCTTGGGAAGCATAGCGACGAGGTCCGCGGGGTTGTGCAGGACGCCGGGGTAGTCGTGAAGAAGATCGATCAGGCCGCGGTCATAGGTATATTTTTCGAGGTGTGCCTGCTGCTCGGGAACGAGCAGGCCGAAGAGCGGCTTGCAGTTGCCGATGGTGGCGTAGGCCTCGATCATCTTGCGCGTGAGGCGAGTGATCTGGAGGTGATTGGTGAGTGCATCAATCAGTGTCGTGGTGCCGGACTTAGGAAGCTGTACCGGGGCCTGGGGGCTGAAGTTCAGCATGGTGATAATGTCATCGACGAGTTGATCATCATTTTGCGGAACGACGCCGCATGCATCTCCGGCCTCGTACTTGAGGTTTGAGTCGGCGATGGAGAAGGCCATGTGCATGGTGAGTTTGCTTGAGACTTCGCGAGTGAGCGGATGTTTGTCTACCAGAGGCGCGAGGAATGGGTTCTCGCGCGTGTAGGCGGAGGTGCTGGTTTCGCTCGAGATGGTCTTTGGTGTTGGTGCGATGATTTTTGCTGAAGGCGATGGCGTGTTTTTGGCCGGGCGTGTGGAGACGATGGATTCGAGGCGGGAGTAGAGTCCCTGCTTCCAGCTTGTGAAGGCATCATCGAGATCGACATCGCAATCGACACGGTCGTGAAGGCGGACGGCTCCGAGCGAGTCGAGTTTGTTGTCGAGGTCGATGCCGAATTTGCAGAAGTGCTCGTAGTGCGAATCGCCGAGGGCGAGCACAGCGTAGGAGAGATCCTGATAGCGAGGGAAGTGCTCGATGCAGAGGCTTTCGTAGAAAGGCTTGACTGCATCGGGCGCGTCGCCGTCGCCATAGGTGCTGGCGATGAGGATGGCGTAGCGCTCTTCGGCGAGCGCGGCGGGCGTGTAGCCTTCGAGCGAGATGAGCGAGGCAATGTGACCTTTAGATTTGAGGTCTTTCGCGACTTTGCGTGCGAGGCCTTCGGCTGTGCCGGACTGCGAGGCATAGAGGACTGCGATCTTCAAGGACAGCGGCGCCTCTGTGGCGATGGCGGGCTGCGCTGAAGAGAAGATTCCAGCGAGGAAGCCGTTGAGCCATGCGCGCTGATCGTCATTGAAAGGCGCGTTGTCAGGGATATAGGGTACGAGGGTCAAGGGGCTGGCGGATTGCGTTGTCATACGAGCTCCTGGGTTGCGCAGAACGATTGCAGTTCGGTGATGGAATGACGGCGCGTGAAGTCGAGGAAGGATTCTTCCGGGTTGCGTTGCGTGGTGTAGGAGTGGAAGAGCTGCTCCATGACTGGCGGCAGGTCGCTGAACTTGATAGCAGAGATGAGCTCGCGGCCGATGCCTTGGTCTTGATCGGAGCCGCCGCCGATGACGACCTGGTAGCCTTCTTCGCCGCCAACTTTGACACCCATGAGACCGATGTCGCCGATGTAGTGTTGGGCGCAGGAGTGAGGGCAGCCGGTGACGTGCAGATTGACGGGCTGCATGATGTTGAAGCGGCTGTCGAGCATCGTGGCGAGTGCGACGGCGTGCGACTTGGTATCGCTGGCGGCGAAGCGGCATCCTTTGTTGCCGGTGCAGGCTACAGTTCCGC is a window of Edaphobacter dinghuensis DNA encoding:
- a CDS encoding molybdopterin oxidoreductase family protein; translation: MLKRIRRALGIDTLQSKYTFQRDPRVGHISSSRVADKWIKTTCGYCSVGCGIVVGVRDNKAVTVRGNPDHPVNCGKLCPKGLSEHHILDAPGRAKQPLLRKDGKLVPVSWEEALTVMIEKISAVQQKYGNDSLGVISTGQLVTEEFYTLGKLVQLGFGSRNYDGNTTLCMASAVSGYKLTFGSDGPPGSYADMETADLILLIGANIADNHPILCQRLERNRQRNANSTVIVVDPRVTKTAMMADIHLPIKPRGDIALLNGIAHILIRDGLINRDYIDQHTTGFEELTAFVADFTPQHVAEVTGLSEESILSTAHLYGKAKAAFIGWTMGVNHSTQGAATVTAINNLALITGNIGRAGAAPFSITGQCNAMGSRESSFTSALPGYRKFEKAHDREELAGIWNIDATRIPTSRGLAYPDIIEAAVAGKVKALWFIATNPAVSFPNYPLLKQALESVDFLVVQDGFHPTPTSEFAHLVLPAAIWGEKEGTYTNSERRVSKVNPVVTPPGLARTDFDIFIALAEKLGVKEELFPGWTSTHDAFKEWQRVSEGRMCDYSKFTWQQLEDEGGAQWGGERLYADGIFPTATGKAQLYSVPCLPFVEQPNEEYNLIFNTGRTVEHWHTRTKTAEVEMLNTMVPNAWLEMNPVDAAKLELRPHDRVNVVSRRSTVRNVELRITGIVAPGQVFMPFHFAESNSNLVTLGAFDPISREPNFKQCAVRVEKFFKTLK
- a CDS encoding DmsC/YnfH family molybdoenzyme membrane anchor subunit; this encodes MSLPLQELAESATAESIVRMTFADLGQPSIPAASSATVVTSLIPTRALEAGEQYRFHFDMTKCIGCRSCEIACNEQNGNPADIRWRRIGEIEGGTYPDTHRHYLSMGCNHCLNAECIKGCPVEAYTKDPVTGIVLHSATACIGCQYCVWNCPYSVPQFNPERGVVGKCDMCHGRLTDGREPACVNSCPEAAIEIEIVDTTAWRIDYAAAESPGMPAAGHTISTTRITLPPDTTAKLERVDIGRIQPEHAHLSLVFMTTLIQSVTGSLIFALLFRAAQPMLLTILLAITSIALNISVFHLGRPAYAWRALKMWHRSWLSREVLLFGLFFGAIATFTFTTWLFTPSIAAILHSSLLQHIQTFLFATQLLTAIGWTAVLFGVAGTIASAFIYLVPARPAWNMIHTPIDFILSSLLIGTTLPVTLNWIIKTLNRISLLHPLHLQTINTFPAWLTAIAAIPWMTNHAIRLIRLNRSRLFEERATAELLGTQNFRSAVIVTFALAAAASVLSFCGAFVFATVATFAAVLIARYLFFVSVVPLNMALTFTRGGSH
- a CDS encoding diflavin oxidoreductase; its protein translation is MTTQSASPLTLVPYIPDNAPFNDDQRAWLNGFLAGIFSSAQPAIATEAPLSLKIAVLYASQSGTAEGLARKVAKDLKSKGHIASLISLEGYTPAALAEERYAILIASTYGDGDAPDAVKPFYESLCIEHFPRYQDLSYAVLALGDSHYEHFCKFGIDLDNKLDSLGAVRLHDRVDCDVDLDDAFTSWKQGLYSRLESIVSTRPAKNTPSPSAKIIAPTPKTISSETSTSAYTRENPFLAPLVDKHPLTREVSSKLTMHMAFSIADSNLKYEAGDACGVVPQNDDQLVDDIITMLNFSPQAPVQLPKSGTTTLIDALTNHLQITRLTRKMIEAYATIGNCKPLFGLLVPEQQAHLEKYTYDRGLIDLLHDYPGVLHNPADLVAMLPKLAPRLYSISSSPYAHAGEIHTTVAVVRYRSHNRERGGVCSTLLADRTNTGERRAIYIQPNKKFRLPQQSDAPIIMIGPGTGIAPFRAFLHQRRALSATGKNWLFFGERSAATDFLYRDELESMLSDKHLTHLDLAFSRDQDHKVYVQDKMLEQAPRFWSWLQDGASIYVCGDAARMAKDVDATLHSIVAKQGNLDAEAAAEYVQTLKDDHRYHRDVY